The proteins below come from a single Triticum aestivum cultivar Chinese Spring chromosome 5D, IWGSC CS RefSeq v2.1, whole genome shotgun sequence genomic window:
- the LOC123126181 gene encoding glycine-rich cell wall structural protein 2: MATSTKLAALGFVVLVSIGFADAARMLASSSSASGGGGGGGGGGGANGGSGYGAGSGSGGGLGYSESGGDWGKKWNFAKGFGGGGGAGGGGGSKGGSGSGSGSGFGTGSGATGSASAPSGDGYASADGKGGGGGGGGGANGSSGTGAGDGLGKGYGESGVSKAPAPAAGGDGTSYSDAGGSGNGGGGGNNGNGGGAGAGAGQAGSDDTSGGFANGGGSGNGGGAIGGGAEGPSVGVGSGAGSGAGQTGSTGSYGDGYATGMGGGMGGGTGESQNGGTGSGGGSGSGSGSGGYN, translated from the coding sequence ATGGCCACTAGCACTAAGCTTGCAGCTCTTGGCTTTGTTGTCCTTGTGAGCATTGGGTTCGCCGATGCAGCAAGGATGCTAGCTAGCTCCTCCAGTgcttcgggtggtggtggaggaggtggagggggaggCGGTGCGAATGGTGGGAGTGGATATGGTGCAGGTTCTGGGTCAGGTGGAGGCTTAGGATATAGTGAGAGCGGCGGAGATTGGGGTAAGAAGTGGAACTTCGCCAAGGGatttggtggaggaggaggagctggtggtggcggaGGATCAAAGGGTGGATCCGGGTCTGGTTCCGGATCCGGCTTCGGCACTGGCAGCGGCGCGACTGGCTCCGCATCGGCCCCTAGCGGTGATGGTTATGCTAGTGCTGATGGTaagggtggaggcggcggcggaggtggcggtgcAAACGGATCTAGCGGAACCGGAGCCGGAGATGGCCTTGGCAAGGGATATGGTGAGAGTGGCGTGTCAAAGGCACCGGCTCCTGCTGCCGGTGGCGATGGTACTAGCTACTCTGATGCTGGCGGTAGTGGTAACGGTGGTGGAGGCGGTAACAACGGAAATGGAGGTGGTGCCGGCGCTGGCGCTGGACAGGCCGGCAGCGACGACACTTCTGGAGGCTTTGCAAATGGAGGAGGAagcggcaacggtggtggcgcaaTTGGAGGTGGCGCTGAAGGTCCTAGCGTTGGGGTTGGATCTGGTGCTGGGTCTGGCGCCGGTCAGACCGGTAGCACTGGCTCTTATGGCGATGGATATGCCACGGGAATGGGCGGTGGCATGGGTGGCGGCACCGGTGAGAGCCAGAATGGCGGAACTGGCAGCGGTGGAGGTAGTGGATCCGGATCAGGTAGTGGAGGATACAACTAA